A region from the Malus domestica chromosome 07, GDT2T_hap1 genome encodes:
- the LOC103439760 gene encoding uncharacterized protein: MPATHFGVKYAVHIITSHFGNLVAKVCENLLKRGPLTLRLLIGFTELTPQQVKNSLLILIQHNCVQPFSVDQAEGPKVTQYVALIDNILHRWRFAKFMTVVSQEFDKECELIIKDLLENGRLTLKQITEGEYAVKDTVEKSFLKLVNAHFVERCPAPEAVLEEASKDAPKKRGPKSSKIVEVPETIEQRVVAVAAPSAAMRFSILTDSETDAHGGSSSSMSTGDKRKHDALELDEFANNEVVLWRANFEEFIRCLRHKACVENVRARLDDGAALVLRAMLKSTRTAEKKVKTENSVPVSFSTIYEEVINSEAGRNLTCDRVKASLSLLCDERDVDEDESYSVDLKKILELAQNDEVESIVLKRYGRDAYKMFRLLSTSSRALETDKISDMTLVEKKETPTILYKLWNDEYLLMERLAVTGARQAQFLVWKVDRPIVWKHVLDEMFHAALNLSLRLAYEDEQIKEVQLLPAHKRTGPLGKQWQRFRNVVYVMHASQLKIDDAIMLFHDF, translated from the exons atgccgGCGACCCACTTCGGCGTCAAGTACGCCGTACACATCATCACCTCCCACTTCGGCAATCTTGTCgct AAAGTGTGTGAAAATCTTCTGAAACGAGGACCCCTAACACTGAGACTCCTAATTGGGTTCACGGAGCTCACCCCTCAGCAAGTCAAGAATTCCCTCCTCATCCTAATCCAGCACAATTGCGTTCAGCCCTTCTCCGTCGACCAAGCAG AGGGCCCGAAAGTCACTCAGTATGTAGCACTGATCGATAACATACTCCATCGATGGAGGTTTGCCAAATTCATGACGGTTGTTTCGCAGGAATTCGATAAAGAG TGTGAACTAATTATTAAGGATTTGCTTGAGAATGGTAGGCTTACTTTAAAACAAATAACTGAAG GAGAATATGCAGTTAAGGATACTGTTGAGAAAAGCTTTCTTAAACTTGTGAACGCTCATTTTGTGGAACGCTGCCCGGCTCCTGAAGCAGTTCTCGAAGAAGCAAGTAAAGATGCTCCAAAGAAGCGAGGTCCTAAGTCTTCCAAG ATTGTTGAAGTACCAGAGACTATAGAACAACGTGTTGTAGCAGTAGCAGCACCTTCAGCAGCTATGAGATTTTCTATTTTGACAGATTCTGAAACCGATGCTCATGGGGGTAGTTCTTCTAGTATGAGTACCGGGGACAAG CGAAAGCATGATGCTTTGGAGTTGGATGAATTTGCTAATAATGAAGTGGTTCTTTGGCGTGCTAATTTTGAGGAATTCATTCGCTGCCTAAGGCACAAG GCTTGCGTTGAGAATGTGAGAGCACGGCTGGATGACGGAGCTGCACTTGTCTTAAGAGCAATGCTTAAGTCAACTAGAACTGCAGAGAAGAAAGTAAAGACCGAAAATTCAG TTCCTGTATCATTCAGTACTATTTATGAGGAGGTGATAAACAGCGAAGCTGGTCGTAATTTGACATGTGATCGCGTCAAAGCTTCCCTCAGCTTGTTGTGCGACGAAAGAGATGTCGATGAGGATGAGTCGTATAGTGTTG ACTTGAAGAAAATTCTTGAGCTGGCTCAGAATGATGAG GTGGAGTCAATTGTTTTGAAAAGATATGGGAGAGATGCTTATAAAATGTTTAGGCTACTGTCGACTTCAAGTCGTGCACTTGAGACGGATAAG ATTTCAGATATGACACTTGTTGAAAAGAAGGAAACTCCCACAATTCTATATAAGCTGTGGAATGATGAGTACTTGCTTATGGAG AGATTAGCTGTGACAGGAGCCAGACAGGCACAGTTCTTGGTGTGGAAGGTTGACAGGCCCATTGTTTGGAAACATGTTTTAGATGAGATGTTCCACGCAGCGCTGAATCTGAGTCTTCGACTGGCGTACGAGGACGAACAGATTAAAGAG